A window of Lentibacillus sp. Marseille-P4043 contains these coding sequences:
- the queF gene encoding preQ(1) synthase: MAGRRDEELPDITLLGSQGTTYEFDYTPEVLETFDNKHPNRDYFVKFNCPEFTTLCPKTGQPDFGTVYISYIPGEKMVESKSLKLYLFSFRNHGDFHEDSMNIIMNDLIDLMDPRYIEVWGKFTPRGGISIDPYCNYGKPGTKFMQMADHRMMNHDLYPEKIDNR, from the coding sequence ATGGCGGGAAGACGAGATGAGGAATTACCAGATATTACGCTTTTAGGCAGCCAGGGAACGACATATGAATTTGATTACACACCAGAAGTTTTAGAGACATTTGATAATAAGCATCCAAACAGAGACTATTTTGTAAAATTCAATTGTCCGGAATTTACAACATTGTGTCCGAAAACAGGACAACCAGATTTTGGTACGGTCTACATTAGCTACATACCCGGAGAAAAAATGGTGGAAAGTAAATCATTAAAATTATATTTATTTAGTTTCCGAAACCATGGTGATTTTCATGAAGACAGTATGAATATTATTATGAACGATTTAATCGATCTAATGGATCCGCGTTATATTGAAGTGTGGGGGAAATTTACACCACGCGGAGGTATTTCTATTGATCCGTATTGCAATTATGGTAAGCCCGGAACAAAATTTATGCAAATGGCCGACCATCGGATGATGAATCATGATTTGTATCCGGAAAAAATAGATAATCGCTGA
- a CDS encoding Gfo/Idh/MocA family protein, whose amino-acid sequence MKFGTIGTSWITEAFIDAANEADNFKLAAVYSRAEDKAKQFAEKNNAPHYFTDLQQMAASDELDCVYIASPNSLHFEQAVLFLKHKKHVICEKPIFSNTTELQEAHRIAEENEVYLFEAMRNIHSPNFLRLQENIKEIGTVRSMMLQRVQYSSRYDKYLAGETPNIFSAEFSGGALVDLGIYPLSIAVALFGKPQRVTYFPVILKSGIDGNGTLVLVYPDFTCTIVCSKISNSFNPNEIHGEEGTLLFGDSGTLTNQALVKTHSDEKVILDTVVHEHDMVFEINHFQEIIETENEQEYKRLKELNYLVLSITEEARKQSGIVFGVER is encoded by the coding sequence ATGAAATTCGGTACCATTGGAACAAGCTGGATCACGGAAGCCTTCATTGATGCCGCAAACGAAGCGGATAATTTTAAACTTGCGGCAGTCTATTCCCGCGCGGAAGACAAAGCAAAACAGTTTGCCGAAAAAAATAATGCACCACATTATTTTACGGATTTACAGCAAATGGCAGCAAGTGATGAACTCGATTGTGTGTATATTGCGTCGCCCAATTCCTTGCATTTTGAACAGGCCGTCTTATTTTTAAAGCATAAAAAGCATGTTATCTGTGAAAAGCCAATTTTTTCAAATACAACGGAATTACAGGAAGCACACCGAATTGCCGAGGAAAATGAAGTCTATTTGTTTGAAGCCATGCGAAATATCCATTCTCCTAATTTTTTACGTCTGCAGGAGAATATCAAGGAAATAGGAACCGTCCGCAGTATGATGCTACAACGAGTCCAGTATTCATCACGGTATGATAAGTATTTAGCTGGGGAAACACCTAATATCTTTTCAGCTGAATTTTCCGGTGGGGCACTTGTGGACTTAGGGATTTATCCACTTTCTATTGCTGTAGCACTATTTGGTAAACCGCAACGTGTTACCTATTTCCCTGTTATCTTGAAGAGTGGTATTGATGGAAATGGCACACTTGTTTTAGTGTACCCTGATTTTACTTGCACGATTGTTTGCTCGAAAATTTCCAATTCCTTTAACCCAAATGAAATTCATGGGGAAGAAGGTACACTGTTATTCGGTGATTCTGGTACACTTACAAATCAAGCGCTAGTCAAAACGCATTCTGATGAAAAAGTAATATTAGATACTGTGGTTCATGAGCATGACATGGTATTTGAGATTAATCATTTTCAAGAAATCATAGAGACAGAGAATGAGCAGGAATATAAAAGGTTGAAAGAATTAAATTATTTGGTGCTTTCGATTACAGAAGAGGCACGTAAACAAAGTGGAATAGTGTTTGGTGTTGAAAGGTAA
- a CDS encoding aminotransferase family protein, which produces MDNLIELDKKYFIHPTSSIQQQQENGAKVIMEKGEGIYLTDNNENVYIDAMSSLWNVNVGHGREELAEAAAQQMKNLAFSSTFSTFSHEPAIKLAEKIASISPKGLNGVFFTSGGSESNDSAVKLVRHYWKIQGEPQRRKIIALKRGYHGVAAASTSVTGIPEFWGMAGHMMTDITHADTPYGSSTEKAITSLRHTIEMEGPETVAAFMAEPVQGAGGVLIPPEDYFKEVRALCDEYGILFVADEVITGFGRTGKMFGMENWDVTPDMMTFAKGVTSGYIPLGGVVVSDHIHEVLKEKSKGTLFHGFTYSGHPTAAAVALKNIEIMEREGLVENSHKMGEVLLKGFQRLKQELNIVGDVRTIGLLGAIELVQDPKTNKRFSPDLRVAPKVIEALHERGVICRPVTYDGSDIICFAPPLIIDQSQVNTLVKKVHDAVLAVQNQLGVTH; this is translated from the coding sequence ATGGACAATTTAATCGAATTGGATAAAAAGTATTTTATTCATCCGACTTCATCCATCCAACAACAACAGGAAAATGGCGCAAAGGTGATCATGGAAAAAGGGGAAGGGATTTATTTAACCGACAATAATGAAAACGTATACATTGACGCGATGTCATCATTGTGGAATGTCAATGTTGGGCATGGACGAGAGGAATTGGCTGAAGCTGCTGCACAACAAATGAAGAACCTGGCATTTAGTTCCACATTTTCTACGTTTAGCCATGAGCCGGCTATTAAACTTGCAGAAAAGATTGCTAGCATTAGCCCCAAAGGATTAAATGGTGTCTTTTTTACCTCGGGCGGATCGGAATCCAATGACTCGGCAGTTAAACTAGTGCGCCATTATTGGAAGATTCAGGGGGAACCACAACGACGTAAAATTATCGCACTAAAACGTGGCTATCACGGGGTTGCGGCAGCTTCGACAAGTGTAACGGGGATTCCTGAATTTTGGGGGATGGCAGGTCACATGATGACAGACATTACCCATGCGGATACACCATATGGAAGTAGTACAGAAAAAGCGATCACATCACTGCGCCATACGATTGAAATGGAGGGACCGGAAACAGTGGCAGCATTTATGGCAGAGCCTGTCCAAGGTGCTGGTGGTGTACTAATTCCGCCCGAAGATTATTTTAAAGAAGTACGTGCATTGTGTGATGAATACGGTATTTTGTTTGTTGCGGATGAAGTTATCACGGGATTTGGGCGAACTGGAAAAATGTTCGGAATGGAGAATTGGGACGTTACTCCTGATATGATGACGTTTGCTAAAGGGGTTACTAGTGGTTACATTCCACTTGGCGGTGTTGTTGTTTCCGATCATATTCACGAAGTGCTGAAAGAAAAATCGAAGGGTACACTTTTCCACGGTTTTACATATAGTGGGCACCCAACTGCCGCAGCTGTGGCATTGAAGAATATTGAAATTATGGAACGAGAAGGGTTGGTGGAAAACTCTCATAAAATGGGTGAAGTATTACTGAAAGGCTTCCAACGGTTGAAACAGGAACTGAATATTGTTGGGGATGTTAGAACGATTGGCCTTCTCGGTGCAATTGAGCTCGTTCAGGATCCGAAAACAAACAAGCGATTTTCTCCGGATCTAAGAGTTGCGCCGAAAGTGATCGAAGCGTTACATGAAAGAGGTGTCATCTGTCGCCCTGTTACGTATGACGGATCAGACATTATTTGCTTTGCACCACCACTCATTATCGATCAATCGCAAGTTAATACATTGGTTAAGAAAGTTCATGATGCAGTACTGGCCGTTCAAAATCAACTTGGTGTTACGCATTAA
- a CDS encoding catalase, with amino-acid sequence MDKDKDQNQDQNQNRNIKPTDGNPKDEQLEKNREKNTGPGKKLTSDAGLKISNDRWSLRAGKRGPTLFQDFHFYKKQSHFNRERIPEKVVHARGDGAYGEFELYKSMRHVTRAHFLQEPGCKTPVFVRFSNFIGSKGSKDTAIDIRGFATKFYTQEGNYDMLALSFAVFSIMDAMKFADFVHAVKPNPRTGVPQATVAHDNTWDYVASNQEIAHFIMWLMSDRGRPRSWRMMEAWPVNTFWFINEQGKGTYVRFVWKPVLGVHSLLLDEANIIGGVDPDFHRRDLHEAIECGAYPEYELGVQLIAKEDEFKYDFDILDDTKLWPEDVVPVEIIGKMTLNRLVDNHFAEEEQASFDPATIVPGIDFTDDPVLQGRSFAYRDTDYHRLGTGNINEIPVNKPIAETNFNQRQSYVRHRIDVDSVNYHKNSLAGNTPAETPPEEGGYAHYPEKVDGHKTRERPGESFYDFFSQPRLFWNSMSPVEKQNIVETFNFHLGYVQSKSVRQQVVDMFANVDREMACKIADSTGVNRPSGGNVPVSKSSPSLSLANTPHYAYTRKVGVLISNGFNGEEVRGVLTTLQQYGVFIEIISEKLGTVTGADGTKIKAEKAFVSTYPVLYDSIYVVGGRAENQAKFNQHIMHFVNEQYKHYKPIGVATTAQSYIKGSEDNNLAGVVFAENNPNFGKDFVTAVAQQRFWDRT; translated from the coding sequence ATGGATAAAGATAAAGATCAAAATCAAGATCAAAATCAAAATCGAAATATAAAGCCCACTGACGGCAACCCTAAAGATGAGCAGCTGGAAAAGAACCGTGAAAAAAACACTGGTCCAGGTAAAAAATTAACGAGTGATGCCGGTTTAAAAATCTCGAATGATCGGTGGTCTTTAAGGGCAGGAAAACGTGGGCCAACATTATTTCAAGACTTTCATTTTTATAAAAAACAATCGCATTTTAACCGAGAACGGATCCCGGAAAAAGTGGTTCACGCAAGAGGTGACGGGGCATATGGAGAATTTGAATTATATAAATCTATGAGGCATGTCACAAGAGCTCATTTTCTACAAGAGCCTGGATGTAAAACACCTGTATTTGTTCGATTTTCCAACTTTATCGGGAGTAAAGGCTCAAAGGATACAGCCATTGATATACGCGGTTTTGCAACCAAGTTTTATACACAAGAAGGAAATTACGATATGCTGGCACTCTCATTTGCAGTCTTCTCTATTATGGATGCCATGAAATTTGCAGATTTTGTGCATGCAGTTAAACCAAATCCTAGAACAGGGGTTCCACAAGCTACTGTTGCGCATGACAATACGTGGGATTATGTCGCCAGTAACCAAGAAATTGCGCATTTTATTATGTGGCTTATGTCCGATCGGGGTCGTCCAAGAAGCTGGCGTATGATGGAAGCTTGGCCGGTCAATACATTCTGGTTTATTAACGAACAGGGGAAAGGAACCTATGTTAGGTTTGTATGGAAGCCTGTGTTAGGGGTCCATTCATTGTTACTTGATGAAGCGAATATAATCGGCGGGGTAGATCCAGATTTCCATAGGCGGGATTTACATGAGGCTATTGAGTGTGGAGCTTATCCAGAATATGAATTGGGTGTGCAGTTGATCGCTAAAGAAGATGAATTTAAGTATGATTTTGACATTCTGGATGATACAAAACTCTGGCCGGAAGATGTTGTTCCTGTTGAAATCATTGGTAAAATGACATTGAATCGGCTGGTTGATAATCACTTTGCAGAAGAAGAACAGGCTTCATTCGACCCAGCAACTATTGTTCCAGGAATCGATTTCACCGATGATCCCGTCTTGCAGGGTAGATCTTTTGCCTACAGAGATACGGATTATCATCGACTTGGAACGGGAAATATAAATGAAATACCGGTCAATAAGCCTATTGCTGAAACGAATTTTAACCAACGACAAAGCTATGTGCGCCATCGGATTGATGTTGATTCCGTAAACTACCACAAAAATTCATTAGCTGGAAATACACCAGCAGAAACTCCTCCTGAAGAAGGCGGGTATGCACATTATCCTGAAAAGGTTGATGGACACAAGACGAGGGAACGACCAGGCGAATCGTTCTATGATTTCTTTTCCCAGCCAAGACTTTTTTGGAATAGTATGTCGCCTGTTGAGAAACAAAACATCGTGGAAACGTTTAACTTTCATCTTGGCTATGTACAAAGTAAATCGGTCAGACAGCAAGTTGTGGATATGTTTGCTAATGTTGATAGAGAGATGGCATGTAAAATTGCTGATAGTACTGGCGTCAACCGTCCAAGCGGAGGAAACGTGCCAGTATCAAAAAGTTCCCCTTCACTCAGCTTGGCTAATACGCCGCACTATGCATATACAAGAAAAGTAGGGGTGTTAATTAGCAACGGATTCAACGGAGAAGAGGTAAGAGGTGTTCTTACCACCTTACAGCAATATGGGGTATTTATAGAGATTATTAGTGAAAAGCTTGGCACCGTAACTGGGGCTGATGGCACAAAAATCAAAGCTGAAAAGGCATTTGTTTCAACATATCCTGTCCTTTATGATTCGATTTATGTTGTTGGTGGAAGGGCTGAAAATCAAGCAAAATTCAATCAGCACATTATGCATTTTGTAAATGAACAATACAAACACTATAAGCCAATTGGTGTTGCGACGACCGCCCAGTCTTATATTAAAGGATCAGAAGATAATAATCTGGCCGGGGTTGTTTTTGCCGAAAATAATCCAAACTTCGGAAAGGACTTTGTCACAGCAGTCGCTCAACAACGTTTTTGGGATAGAACATAG
- a CDS encoding SDR family oxidoreductase, producing MDLGLQGKSVVVLASSKGLGKASAQTFAAEGAHVFISSRNEQELEKAKNDIQKETGNENVEYAVCDITKPDSIKQLIAKAVEKNGTIDVLVNNAGGPPAGLFSDFDDQAWHDAFELNLLSFVRTIREVLPYMKKQRSGHIVNIASSSIKQTLDNLILSNTFRAGIVGLSKSLSQELAEDNILINTVGPGRIATDRVANLDQQNAEKLNMNADELKAKTEQSIPIKRYGEPQEFANMIVYLCSQANTYVTGQSLVVDGGLVKAL from the coding sequence ATGGACCTAGGTTTACAAGGAAAGTCAGTTGTTGTATTGGCATCGAGCAAAGGCTTGGGAAAAGCATCGGCACAAACGTTTGCAGCTGAAGGAGCACATGTTTTTATTTCCAGCCGAAATGAACAGGAATTAGAAAAAGCAAAAAATGATATACAAAAAGAAACCGGAAATGAAAATGTGGAATACGCGGTCTGCGATATTACTAAACCTGATTCCATCAAACAATTAATCGCAAAAGCGGTAGAGAAAAACGGCACTATAGATGTTCTGGTTAATAATGCAGGCGGTCCTCCAGCAGGGCTATTTTCCGATTTCGATGACCAGGCATGGCACGATGCATTTGAATTGAACCTGTTAAGCTTTGTCCGGACCATCCGAGAGGTTTTGCCCTATATGAAAAAACAACGAAGCGGTCATATTGTTAATATTGCTTCCTCCTCTATTAAACAAACACTGGATAATTTGATTTTATCCAACACATTTAGAGCGGGGATTGTCGGTCTTTCCAAAAGTTTATCTCAGGAACTTGCAGAAGATAATATATTAATTAACACAGTTGGGCCAGGAAGAATTGCAACTGATCGTGTTGCCAATTTAGATCAACAAAATGCGGAAAAACTCAACATGAATGCGGACGAACTAAAAGCCAAGACGGAACAATCCATTCCAATTAAGCGATACGGCGAGCCACAAGAATTTGCGAATATGATTGTGTATTTATGCTCGCAGGCAAACACTTATGTGACAGGACAGTCATTGGTTGTAGATGGTGGTTTGGTGAAAGCGTTGTAA